Proteins encoded within one genomic window of Triticum aestivum cultivar Chinese Spring chromosome 2D, IWGSC CS RefSeq v2.1, whole genome shotgun sequence:
- the LOC123051941 gene encoding H/ACA ribonucleoprotein complex subunit 4 (The sequence of the model RefSeq protein was modified relative to this genomic sequence to represent the inferred CDS: added 117 bases not found in genome assembly) — protein MSSTPPAVASPASEHTKSKKKKSKSKDASADPAAAAADTTSLADAEAKTDGYMIKPQALVPSLDTSTWPLLLKNYDRLNVRTGHYTPLPSGHSPLKRPLAEYLRYGVINLDKPSNPSSHEVVAWIKRLLRVEKTGHSGTLDPKVTGNLIVCVDRATRLVKSQQGAGKEYVCIARFHAAVPDTARVARALESLTGAVFQRPPLISAVKRQLRVRTIYESKLLEHDAERHLAVFWISCEAGTYVRTLCVHLGLLLGVGAHMQELRRVRSGILGEQDNMVTMHDVMDAMWALDNHKDESYIRRVVMPLEVILTSYKRLVVKDSAVNAICYGAKLMIPGLLRFENDIDVGEEVVLMTTKGEAIAIGIAEMPTAVMATCDHGAVAKIKRVVMDRDTYPRKWGLGPVALKKKKMIADGLLDKHGKPTDKTPAEWLRNVVLPTGGDAMIASIAAAPEPEKVKVEQQDVVPSEEVKEKKKRKTDEDDVTGSTPAKKMKVEEVTEAVEGEKSEKKKKKKKDKGEPGSAVSEAVKEEKSSLSDEEKGGSEKKKKKKKSKEGGDDVAPESAEVEKSEKKKEKKKKKKDAEEAQ, from the coding sequence ACGTCGCTGGCGGACGCCGAGGCGAAGACTGATGGCTATATGATCAAGCCCCAGGCCCTGGTTCCGTCCCTGGACACCTccacctggccgctcctcctcaAGAACTACGACCGCCTCAACGTACGCACCGGCCACTACACCCCGCTCCCCTCCGGCCACTCGCCGCTCAAGCGCCCCCTTGCGGAGTACCTCCGCTACGGCGTCATCAACCTCGACAAGCCGTCCAATCCCTCATCCCACGAGGTGGTGGCGTGGATCAAGCGCCTCCTCCGCGTCGAGAAGACTGGCCACAGCGGCACGCTCGACCCCAAGGTCACCGGCAACCTCATCGTCTGCGTCGACCGCGCCACACGCCTCGTCAAGTCGCAGCAGGGCGCAGGTAAGGAGTATGTGTGCATCGCCCGCTTCCACGCCGCCGTCCCAGACACGGCCCGGGTCGCTCGCGCGCTCGAGTCCCTTACCGGCGCTGTATTCCAGCGCCCGCCGCTCATCTCAGCGGTCAAGCGCCAGCTCAGGGTGCGGACCATTTATGAGAGCAAGCTTCTGGAGCATGACGCCGAGCGCCACCTTGCCGTGTTCTGGATCTCTTGCGAGGCCGGAACCTATGTCCGGACGCTCTGTGTGCACCTTGGGCTGCTCCTGGGTGTCGGTGCGCATATGCAGGAGCTTCGCCGTGTGCGGTCAGGTATTCTGGGAGAGCAGGACAACATGGTCACCATGCACGATGTGATGGATGCCATGTGGGCGCTTGACAACCACAAGGATGAGTCTTACATAAGGCGTGTGGTTATGCCGCTTGAGGTAATTCTTACTAGCTACAAGAGGCTTGTTGTGAAGGACTCTGCTGTTAATGCTATCTGCTATGGTGCTAAGCTTATGATTCCTGGGTTGCTCCGGTTTGAGAATGACATTGATGTTGGGGAAGAGGTTGTTCTCATGACTACCAAGGGGGAGGCAATTGCCATTGGTATTGCTGAGATGCCCACTGCTGTTATGGCAACTTGCGACCATGGTGCTGTAGCGAAGATCAAGAGGGTGGTGATGGACAGGGATACATACCCAAGGAAGTGGGGACTTGGTCCGGTGGCActtaagaagaagaagatgatcgcCGATGGCCTCCTTGATAAGCATGGGAAGCCAACTGACAAGACCCCAGCTGAGTGGCTTCGAAATGTGGTGCTTCCTACTGGTGGCGATGCAATGATTGCTAGCATTGCAGCTGCTCCTGAGCCTGAGAAGGTAAAGGTCGAACAACAGGATGTGGTGCCAAGTGAGGAGGTCAAGGAGAAGAAAAAGAGGAAGACTGATGAGGATGATGTAACTGGTTCCACACCTGCAAAGAAGATGAAGGTTGAGGAGGTCACTGAGGCAGTGGAAGGGGAGAAgagtgagaagaagaagaagaaaaagaaagataagGGAGAACCAGGATCAGCTGTTTCGGAGGCAGTGAAGGAAGAGAAGAGCAGTCTGTCTGATGAGGAGAAGGGTGGCagcgagaagaaaaagaagaagaagaagagcaaggaaggTGGTGATGATGTTGCTCCAGAGAGTGCGGAAGTTGAGAAGAGtgagaagaaaaaggagaagaaaaagaagaaaaaagatgcAGAGGAGGCACAATAG
- the LOC123051940 gene encoding probable transcription factor At5g28040 has translation MLPAGDGSSAAVAALSFTDADGDDYSEDGDFTGAPFLEPPDPSLPDPTSSSATTLLPTGGSGGQASSGGERRPLFQRLWTEEDEIVILRGFAEFTAARGTAFASHQYDTDPFYEDMRRRLQLDFSKSQLVEKLRRLKRKYRNCVSRLRGSGAAFSFRSPHEQAIFEIARNIWRPTNKHGRDPSADSDDEEAVVAAAAVAATSVPANASPNGEVKSPPGRQRRRRRSVESPAPTAPAAVPATILVQPPQPMQVQVPVSVPVKMDDSLPALPQAPMPVTVTMEGSEPLKFPVMSPQSGVVDVEKNFLTPMFKEMIHAVINMGSSPFGMKLPEPPHGLPMEGEKWRNQRILELEVYLKRIELLQDQVKATLEELKSSTPRT, from the coding sequence ATGCTCCCCGCCGGCGACGGCTCGTCGGCCGCTGTCGCCGCCCTCTCTTTCACCGATGCGGACGGCGACGACTACTCGGAGGACGGGGACTTCACCGGCGCCCCGTTCCTCGAACCTCCCGATCCGAGCCTCCCCgaccccacctcctcctccgccaccaccCTGCTCCCCACGGGTGGAAGCGGCGGCCAGGCCTCgtcgggcggcgagcggcggccccTCTTCCAGCGTCTCTGGACGGAGGAGGACGAGATCGTGATCCTCCGCGGGTTCGCGGAGTTCACCGCCGCCCGCGGCACGGCGTTCGCGTCGCACCAGTACGACACGGACCCATTCTACGAGGATAtgcgccgccgcctccagctcgaCTTCTCCAAGAGCCAGCTCGTTGAGAAGCTCCGCCGCCTGAAGCGCAAGTACCGCAACTGCGTCTCCCGCCTCCGCGGGTCCGGCGCCGCCTTCTCCTTCCGCTCCCCGCACGAGCAGGCCATTTTCGAGATCGCGCGCAACATCTGGCGCCCCACGAATAAGCACGGCCGGGATCCCTCGGCCGACTCCGACGACGAAGAAGCTGTGGTTGCCGCTGCGGCGGTGGCTGCCACATCTGTCCCTGCGAACGCCAGCCCCAACGGGGAAGTCAAGTCCCCCCCAGGGCGGCAGCGCCGCCGTAGGCGCTCGGTGGAATCACCAGCTCCAACTGCACCTGCTGCTGTCCCTGCCACCATTCTGGTGCAGCCCCCTCAGCCAATGCAGGTGCAGGTGCCTGTGTCAGTCCCTGTCAAGATGGATGACTCGCTACCAGCACTGCCCCAGGCTCCAATGCCTGTGACAGTGACCATGGAGGGTTCCGAGCCACTCAAGTTCCCTGTCATGTCACCTCAGTCAGGAGTTGTTGATGTCGAGAAGAATTTTCTGACGCCTATGTTTAAGGAGATGATTCACGCAGTGATAAATATGGGATCCAGTCCGTTTGGTATGAAACTTCCTGAGCCGCCACACGGCTTGCCTATGGAAGGGGAGAAATGGAGAAATCAGCGAATCCTGGAGCTGGAAGTGTACTTGAAGCGGATCGAATTGCTGCAGGACCAGGTGAAGGCGACGCTTGAGGAGCTCAAGTCCTCCACACCTAGGACTTGA